The following proteins are co-located in the Castanea sativa cultivar Marrone di Chiusa Pesio chromosome 8, ASM4071231v1 genome:
- the LOC142605819 gene encoding uncharacterized protein LOC142605819 gives MVDQGSDPDVMYPDLYKGLSLKKEDLSKYDTPLMGFDGHMVTPEGQISLPVNMGGKKLAVTFIVVASFSPYTAILGRPWIHDIEIVPSTLHVKVKFRTEERITQPQVEGTNVAEDLIKVRIVPGEERSFLIGASLDDRERAELLLFLVQNMDVFAWSPYEVPGVDPKFIVHKLNVDPLCLPKKQKSRRSAKEHVEAVRQEVEKLKEAGAIKETYFPEWLANTVVIKKKNGKWRVCVDFTDLN, from the exons ATGGTGGATCAGGGAAGCGACCCAGATGTGATGTACCCAGACCTCTACAAGGGACTCAGCCTGAAAAAAGAGGATTTGTCCAAGTATGACACACCATTGATGGGGTTCGATGGGCATATGGTGACTCCGGAAGGGCAGATTTCTCTCCCGGTCAATATGGGAGGTAAAAAGCTGGCGGTGACGTTCATTGTGGTCGCCTCTTTCTCGCCATACACCGCGATACTCGGAAGGCCGTGGATCCATGACATAGAGATTGTACCGTCCACCTTGCACGTAAAAGTTAAGTTTCGAACTGAAGAAAGGATTACA CAACCCCAAGTAGAGGGGACCAACGTTGCCGAGGATTTGATAAAAGTGAGAATCGTACCGGGAGAAGAAAGGAGTTTCCTGATTGGGGCAAGCTTGGATGATAGGGAGAGGGCGGAGTTGCTGCTATTTCTTGTACAGAACATGGATGTATTCGCTTGGAGTCCGTATGAAGTGCCCGGAGTGGACCCCAAATTTATAGTTCACAAACTGAATGTGGACCCTCTATGCCttcctaaaaaacaaaaatcgaGAAGGTCTGCTAAGGAGCATGTGGAAGCGGTCAGACAGGAGGTCGAAAAGCTAAAAGAGGCGGGGGCCATAAAGGAAACGTACTTTCCGGAGTGGCTCGCAAACACAGTGGTcataaagaagaagaacggtaaatggagggtttgtgttgatttCACCGACCTGAACTGA